In the Thalassoglobus sp. JC818 genome, one interval contains:
- a CDS encoding 5'-methylthioadenosine nucleosidase, producing MTTPSPNDDSQSPRVTVVVIAALSLETAPLLSRLDVRKSVTGNGYKFRNCFVDSTRVIVVEGGAGRERARGAANAAIDAFSPDWVLSIGLSGGLRESMKTGHIVVANEVVDSNGPQEIQIPIEMQDSPAEGLHVGRVCTVDRIVRTIEQKKQLRSATEAIAVDMESLAVASTCRERHVPFMVIRSISDSLEADLPSEVLAIFGNKGTIRAGALVGSLFKRPECVKDLWKIREQATAAAKSLATFLLGVFPQLNRSEQPDQTTS from the coding sequence ATGACAACGCCTTCACCGAATGACGATTCCCAATCTCCCAGAGTCACAGTCGTCGTCATCGCTGCCTTGTCTCTCGAAACGGCGCCGCTGCTCAGTCGACTCGATGTCAGAAAGTCGGTGACTGGCAATGGCTATAAGTTTCGAAACTGCTTCGTCGACTCCACGCGAGTCATCGTAGTCGAAGGTGGTGCTGGTCGAGAGCGTGCGCGTGGAGCTGCAAACGCGGCAATCGACGCTTTCTCTCCAGACTGGGTCTTGTCCATCGGCCTCTCCGGAGGACTCAGGGAATCAATGAAGACCGGGCATATCGTCGTCGCAAACGAAGTTGTGGACAGCAACGGCCCGCAGGAAATTCAAATCCCGATCGAAATGCAGGATTCTCCCGCTGAAGGTTTGCATGTGGGGCGCGTCTGTACTGTGGATCGAATTGTCCGCACGATCGAACAAAAGAAGCAGCTCCGCAGTGCAACGGAAGCAATCGCGGTCGATATGGAATCGCTCGCGGTCGCCAGTACCTGTCGCGAACGTCACGTTCCATTCATGGTGATTCGATCAATCAGCGATTCACTCGAGGCCGACCTTCCTTCTGAAGTGCTCGCGATCTTCGGCAACAAGGGAACCATTCGAGCAGGCGCGCTCGTCGGGAGCCTCTTCAAGCGTCCTGAATGTGTGAAAGATCTCTGGAAAATTCGCGAACAAGCGACAGCTGCAGCCAAGTCTCTCGCAACATTCTTGCTGGGAGTCTTCCCTCAACTCAACAGATCCGAACAGCCAGATCAGACGACATCGTAG